One window of Saccharicrinis carchari genomic DNA carries:
- the lysA gene encoding diaminopimelate decarboxylase, whose protein sequence is MYNTFPIEKLNKVETPFYYYNMRLLDNTLKVIKQEADKYDYHIHYAVKANANKRILERVNAFGFGADCVSGNEVSASLAAGFPNSKVVFAGVGKADKEIITGLENDIACFNVESIPELEVIDEIAARMKKTARVALRINPNVKANTHKYITTGLEENKFGIYLWDLEKVLDKVKQLDNIKFVGIHFHIGSQINDLDSYKMLCTRINELQELFVKRRNIPTIINVGGGLGIDYENPDENPMPDFEAFFKIFDDFLELKKGQEVHFELGRSVVGQCGTLMSKVLYVKEGINTDFAIIDAGMSDLIRPALYQAYHKIENLTSEHEENKYDVVGPICESSDCFGKAVSLPATVRGDLIAIRSAGAYGEVMANQYNLRPLPIAIYSDEME, encoded by the coding sequence ATGTACAATACATTTCCTATTGAAAAATTAAATAAGGTGGAAACGCCTTTTTACTATTATAACATGCGCTTGTTGGATAATACCTTAAAAGTAATCAAGCAAGAAGCGGACAAGTACGATTACCATATCCATTATGCTGTAAAGGCCAATGCCAACAAACGTATTTTGGAACGTGTAAATGCCTTTGGTTTTGGCGCCGATTGTGTGAGTGGTAACGAAGTGTCGGCCTCGCTGGCCGCCGGTTTCCCCAATAGCAAGGTTGTTTTTGCCGGAGTGGGCAAAGCAGATAAAGAAATTATTACCGGCCTGGAAAACGATATTGCCTGCTTTAACGTGGAGAGTATCCCCGAACTGGAGGTAATTGACGAAATAGCGGCAAGGATGAAGAAAACGGCACGCGTGGCACTACGTATCAACCCAAACGTAAAAGCCAATACACACAAATACATCACTACGGGACTCGAAGAAAATAAATTTGGTATTTACCTATGGGATCTGGAAAAGGTGTTGGATAAAGTAAAACAGCTTGACAACATTAAGTTTGTGGGTATTCATTTTCATATCGGTTCGCAAATAAACGATCTGGATTCGTACAAAATGCTTTGTACCCGTATTAACGAACTACAAGAGCTTTTTGTAAAACGACGCAACATCCCTACCATTATAAATGTAGGGGGCGGACTGGGTATCGATTACGAAAATCCGGATGAAAATCCGATGCCTGATTTTGAAGCTTTCTTTAAAATATTTGATGACTTTTTGGAGTTGAAGAAGGGACAAGAAGTACACTTTGAGTTGGGCCGATCGGTAGTGGGGCAATGCGGAACCTTAATGAGTAAAGTGCTCTACGTTAAAGAAGGTATAAATACCGATTTTGCCATTATTGATGCGGGTATGAGCGACTTGATACGCCCTGCCCTGTACCAGGCTTACCATAAAATCGAGAACCTGACTTCAGAACACGAAGAGAATAAATACGATGTGGTAGGGCCTATCTGCGAATCGTCGGATTGTTTTGGTAAGGCGGTAAGCTTGCCCGCGACGGTCAGGGGCGATTTAATAGCTATTCGATCGGCTGGTGCCTACGGCGAAGTGATGGCCAATCAATACAACCTGCGACCATTGCCAATAGCTATTTATTCCGACGAGATGGAGTAG